The nucleotide sequence GCAAGGCCGCGGGCGGGGACCCGAAGCCGGCGAAGGAGGAGCCCAAGGAATGAACGGACCCGCCGACGTCATCTTCTACGCCGCCGCGGCGCTGACGGTGGGGGCGGCCGTCCTGGTGGCCGTCCTGCCGAACATCCTGTACGCGGCGGTCGCGCTCCTGTTCTCGTTCGCCGGGGTGGCGGGGCTCTACGTCCTCCTCTCCGCCGACTTCCTGGCGGCGACCCAGGTGCTGGTGTACGTCGGCGGCATTGTCGTGCTCCTGCTGTTCGCCGTGTTCCTGTCGAACCGGATCGCCGAGGCGAAGATCACGAACCCCACCCACTTCCGGCTTCCGGCCGCCGTCATCTGCCTGGTCCTGTTCGGCGTCCTCTCGTACACCGCCGTGTCCACGCCGTTCGCGGTGAAGAAGGCGGTCTACCTGCCGACCACCGCGGACATCGGCGAGCTGCTGATGACCCGGTACCTGCTCCCGTTCGAGGTCGCCTCCGTCCTCCTGCTGGCGGCCCTGATCGGGGCGGCGCTCATCTCCCGCCCGGAGCGGGGGGTCCCGGAGTCCCCGGAGATGGAGGAGGGGAAGCGATGACCCTCGACAAGCTCCTCGTCGTCGCAGCGGCCCTGTTCTGCTGCGGCCTCTACACCGTGTTGACCCGGAGGAACGCCGTCGCGGTGCTCATGGGGGTGGAGCTCATCCTGAACGCCACCAACATCAATTTCGTGGCGTTTTCCCACTTCCTCTCCCGGGTCATGGGCGGCCAGATCTTCGCCGTCTTCGTCATCGTCCTGGCGGCGGCCGAGGCGGCGGTGGCGCTGGCCATCTTCCTTCGGATGTTCGCCACCGCGGGGACGGTGGAAGTCGACTTCGCGGACGAGTTGAAGGGGTAGCCCGGTGATCCGATACGCGCATTTCATCCCGCTCCTGCCGCTGCTGTCGTTCTTCATCAACATCGCCGTCGGAAAGCGGCTGCCGCGGAAGGGGGACTGGCTCTGCCTCGCGACCATCGGGACGGGGCTGGCGATGTCGATCGGGATCTTCTACGAGGTGTTCTCCGCGTACGATCCGAACTTCAAATACCACGTCGTCGTCCCGTGGCTCAGCATCGGCGACCGGTTCGTCGTGAACGCCGGGGTGCTGGTCGACAACCTCACCGCGATCATGCTGGTGGTGGTGACCGGCGTGTCGACCCTGGTGCACCTGTTCTCGGTCGGGTACATGCACGGCGACCCCCGGTACAACCGGTTCTTCGCGTACCTGTCGATCTTCTCGTTCTCGATGCTCGGGCTGGTGCTGGCCGAGAGCCTCTTCTTCATCTACGTCTTCTGGGAGCTGGTGGGGCTTTCCTCCTACCTGCTGATCGGCTTCTGGTTCGAGAAGAAGTCGGCGGCGGACGCCTGCAAGAAGGCGTTCATCGTCAACCGGATCGGCGACTTCGGGTTCCTCCTCGGGATCCTGGTCATCTTCGCCACCTGCGGGGTCCTGGGGTACGACGAGGTGTTCCGCGCGGTCGGGGACGGGAAGCTGTCGGGGACGCTGCTCACGCTGGCCGGGATCGGGATCTTCTGCGGCGCCGTCGGGAAGTCGGCGCAGTTCCCGCTGCACGTCTGGCTCCCCGACGCGATGGAGGGGCCCACCCCGGTGTCGGCCCTGATCCACGCCGCCACGATGGTGGCCGCGGGCGTCTACCTCG is from Deltaproteobacteria bacterium and encodes:
- the nuoK gene encoding NADH-quinone oxidoreductase subunit NuoK, with amino-acid sequence MTLDKLLVVAAALFCCGLYTVLTRRNAVAVLMGVELILNATNINFVAFSHFLSRVMGGQIFAVFVIVLAAAEAAVALAIFLRMFATAGTVEVDFADELKG
- a CDS encoding NADH-quinone oxidoreductase subunit L yields the protein MIRYAHFIPLLPLLSFFINIAVGKRLPRKGDWLCLATIGTGLAMSIGIFYEVFSAYDPNFKYHVVVPWLSIGDRFVVNAGVLVDNLTAIMLVVVTGVSTLVHLFSVGYMHGDPRYNRFFAYLSIFSFSMLGLVLAESLFFIYVFWELVGLSSYLLIGFWFEKKSAADACKKAFIVNRIGDFGFLLGILVIFATCGVLGYDEVFRAVGDGKLSGTLLTLAGIGIFCGAVGKSAQFPLHVWLPDAMEGPTPVSALIHAATMVAAGVYLVGRMYPIFTPDAFLVIAYIGLITLFIAATTALAQNDIKKVLAYSTTSQLGFMVMGLGVGGYTAGLAHLATHAAFKACLFLGSGSVIHAVHSQ
- a CDS encoding NADH-quinone oxidoreductase subunit J; translated protein: MNGPADVIFYAAAALTVGAAVLVAVLPNILYAAVALLFSFAGVAGLYVLLSADFLAATQVLVYVGGIVVLLLFAVFLSNRIAEAKITNPTHFRLPAAVICLVLFGVLSYTAVSTPFAVKKAVYLPTTADIGELLMTRYLLPFEVASVLLLAALIGAALISRPERGVPESPEMEEGKR